A window from Pangasianodon hypophthalmus isolate fPanHyp1 chromosome 4, fPanHyp1.pri, whole genome shotgun sequence encodes these proteins:
- the LOC113539898 gene encoding ciliated left-right organizer metallopeptidase isoform X2 codes for MVEFPVIFKQEHLIQMMPFPNPILLLLLLMPCVWGKCIFDEVQSSIRVLSPPDNRSSPSDWAFKEDDVKREVSVNEQEDWLTHVQIQNHQKAILQYSPSQRSKRMTRDRSNVIDKPQPIRIKTWTPRESPVLSQWETERLEAAVSDAINTVSKLLAVWRVNRKLLLSRDINKYCRFIWRNSSSANFNKCGRASDNYRTESCLGVTIPDDHLSGCVVYPHPDQTDLKVIKPDGVGIPDTDVLLYVKAQSTDKCRADSSVLAYSAHCQSNSEGRPVAGVMVICREPLSIEGFSHEHMVQTVIHELLHVLGFSKELFSKWTDRSLSSQIGMDSFSHGQVIYTDESGQMRLCTPNVNKALHTHLNTTHTDLGAPLENQDADSRGFSSHWEARVLQGSIMTAMLTEPALVRIDVITLSALQDTGWYSVNLSQAQNLLWGENEGAFFGSVSTCKRSSSFFCTGSGFGCHYLHLHKGVCQSDQYLEGCRIYKPLANGSECWKEENETGSGPEVWSGEIFRSDSRCFLSNIIKEAAVTDTGALERTGTRSR; via the exons ATGGTGGAGTTTCCAGTGATTTTTAAGCAAGAACATCTGATACAG ATGATGCCTTTTCCAAACcccattcttcttcttctgctgttgaTGCCGTGTGTGTGGGGAAAGTGCATCTTTGATGAGGTGCAAAGTTCAATCCGGGTGCTGTCTCCTCCAGACAATCGATCAAGCCCTTCTGATTGGGCCTTCAAAGAAGATGATGTGAAGCGTGAGGTGTCTGTTAATGAACAAGAAGATTGGCTGACACATGTTCAGATCCAGAACCATCAGAAAGCAATATTACAATATTCTCCATCCCAAAGATCTAAAAGGATGACCAGGGATAGGAGTAATGTCATTGATAAGCCACAGCCAATTAGGATTAAGACATGGACTCCTAGAGAGAGCCCCGTCCTCTCACAGTGGGAAACAGAGAGACTGGAAGCAGCTGTCAGTGATGCAATCAACACGGTGTCCAAATTACTCGCAG TATGGAGGGTCAACAGGAAGCTGCTGCTGAGCAGAGATATCAATAAGTACTGCCGCTTCATCTGgaggaacagcagctctgccaaCTTCAACAA ATGTGGCAGAGCCAGTGATAACTACCGGACTGAGAGCTGTCTGGGTGTGACT ATCCCAGATGACCACCTGAGTGGCTGTGTTGTTTACCCTCATCCAGACCAGACAGACCTGAAGGTGATAAAACCAGATGGGGTGGGAATTCCTGACACGGACGTCCTACTTTACGTGAAAGCTCAGAGCACTGATAAATGCAGAGCTGAT TCTAGTGTGCTGGCCTATTCAGCACACTGTCAGAGCAACTCAGAGGGGCGACCAGTGGCTGGCGTTATGGTCATCTGCAGGGAGCCACTCAGCATTGAGGGATTCAGTCATGAACACATGGTGCAG ACTGTGATCCATGAGTTGTTGCATGTGCTGGGTTTCAGTAAAGAACTCTTCAGCAAGTGGACAGACCGTTCCCTCTCCTCCCAGA TAGGCATGGACTCCTTCTCTCATGGTCAGGTGATTTACACTGATGAGTCTGGACAGATGAGGCTCTGCACTCCTAATGTGAATAAggctctacacacacacctcaacaccacacacactgacctgggAGCCCCACTAGAAAATCAG gatgcTGATTCTCGTGGTTTCTCCTCACACTGGGAGGCTCGAGTTCTGCAGGGTTCCATTATGACAGCCATGTTGACAGAACCAGCTCTGGTCCGGATTGATGTGATCACTCTCTCAGCTCTCCAGGACACTGGCTGGTACTCAGTCAACCTCAGCCAAGCCCAGAACTTGCTTTGGGGAGAGA ATGAAGGTGCTTTTTTTGGGTCTGTTTCCACCTGTAAGAGGTCCTCATCCTTCTTCTGTACTGGCAG TGGATTTGGTTGCCATTATCTTCACCTCCACAAGGGGGTGTGCCAGAGCGATCAGTATCTGGAGGGCTGTCGAATTTACAAACCTTTAGCCAATGGT AGTGAATGTTGGAAagaagagaatgagacagggaGTGGACCGGAGGTGTGGAGTGGAGAAATTTTTCGCTCAGACAGCCGCTGTTTTCTCTCAAACATTATCAAAGAG GCCGCTGTTACAGACACAGGTGCACTGGAAAGAACAGGTACCAGATCCAGGTGA
- the LOC113539898 gene encoding ciliated left-right organizer metallopeptidase isoform X1 — protein sequence MVEFPVIFKQEHLIQMMPFPNPILLLLLLMPCVWGKCIFDEVQSSIRVLSPPDNRSSPSDWAFKEDDVKREVSVNEQEDWLTHVQIQNHQKAILQYSPSQRSKRMTRDRSNVIDKPQPIRIKTWTPRESPVLSQWETERLEAAVSDAINTVSKLLAVWRVNRKLLLSRDINKYCRFIWRNSSSANFNKCGRASDNYRTESCLGVTIPDDHLSGCVVYPHPDQTDLKVIKPDGVGIPDTDVLLYVKAQSTDKCRADSSVLAYSAHCQSNSEGRPVAGVMVICREPLSIEGFSHEHMVQTVIHELLHVLGFSKELFSKWTDRSLSSQIGMDSFSHGQVIYTDESGQMRLCTPNVNKALHTHLNTTHTDLGAPLENQDADSRGFSSHWEARVLQGSIMTAMLTEPALVRIDVITLSALQDTGWYSVNLSQAQNLLWGENEGAFFGSVSTCKRSSSFFCTGSGFGCHYLHLHKGVCQSDQYLEGCRIYKPLANGSECWKEENETGSGPEVWSGEIFRSDSRCFLSNIIKEDHFSFNASVTGRCYRHRCTGKNRYQIQVMGSDWLDCPPGRSIKVFGYRGAVFCPDKRLCHYHDTAPLSSLHKPLPSLLLLTAPPSRDQSLTQRPITGLKFDAALPFSEMSVMTVVGVSAVTFFLGSLIIIYRKCCPSRLRVHALIQSPYALQV from the exons ATGGTGGAGTTTCCAGTGATTTTTAAGCAAGAACATCTGATACAG ATGATGCCTTTTCCAAACcccattcttcttcttctgctgttgaTGCCGTGTGTGTGGGGAAAGTGCATCTTTGATGAGGTGCAAAGTTCAATCCGGGTGCTGTCTCCTCCAGACAATCGATCAAGCCCTTCTGATTGGGCCTTCAAAGAAGATGATGTGAAGCGTGAGGTGTCTGTTAATGAACAAGAAGATTGGCTGACACATGTTCAGATCCAGAACCATCAGAAAGCAATATTACAATATTCTCCATCCCAAAGATCTAAAAGGATGACCAGGGATAGGAGTAATGTCATTGATAAGCCACAGCCAATTAGGATTAAGACATGGACTCCTAGAGAGAGCCCCGTCCTCTCACAGTGGGAAACAGAGAGACTGGAAGCAGCTGTCAGTGATGCAATCAACACGGTGTCCAAATTACTCGCAG TATGGAGGGTCAACAGGAAGCTGCTGCTGAGCAGAGATATCAATAAGTACTGCCGCTTCATCTGgaggaacagcagctctgccaaCTTCAACAA ATGTGGCAGAGCCAGTGATAACTACCGGACTGAGAGCTGTCTGGGTGTGACT ATCCCAGATGACCACCTGAGTGGCTGTGTTGTTTACCCTCATCCAGACCAGACAGACCTGAAGGTGATAAAACCAGATGGGGTGGGAATTCCTGACACGGACGTCCTACTTTACGTGAAAGCTCAGAGCACTGATAAATGCAGAGCTGAT TCTAGTGTGCTGGCCTATTCAGCACACTGTCAGAGCAACTCAGAGGGGCGACCAGTGGCTGGCGTTATGGTCATCTGCAGGGAGCCACTCAGCATTGAGGGATTCAGTCATGAACACATGGTGCAG ACTGTGATCCATGAGTTGTTGCATGTGCTGGGTTTCAGTAAAGAACTCTTCAGCAAGTGGACAGACCGTTCCCTCTCCTCCCAGA TAGGCATGGACTCCTTCTCTCATGGTCAGGTGATTTACACTGATGAGTCTGGACAGATGAGGCTCTGCACTCCTAATGTGAATAAggctctacacacacacctcaacaccacacacactgacctgggAGCCCCACTAGAAAATCAG gatgcTGATTCTCGTGGTTTCTCCTCACACTGGGAGGCTCGAGTTCTGCAGGGTTCCATTATGACAGCCATGTTGACAGAACCAGCTCTGGTCCGGATTGATGTGATCACTCTCTCAGCTCTCCAGGACACTGGCTGGTACTCAGTCAACCTCAGCCAAGCCCAGAACTTGCTTTGGGGAGAGA ATGAAGGTGCTTTTTTTGGGTCTGTTTCCACCTGTAAGAGGTCCTCATCCTTCTTCTGTACTGGCAG TGGATTTGGTTGCCATTATCTTCACCTCCACAAGGGGGTGTGCCAGAGCGATCAGTATCTGGAGGGCTGTCGAATTTACAAACCTTTAGCCAATGGT AGTGAATGTTGGAAagaagagaatgagacagggaGTGGACCGGAGGTGTGGAGTGGAGAAATTTTTCGCTCAGACAGCCGCTGTTTTCTCTCAAACATTATCAAAGAG gATCATTTCTCTTTCAACGCTTCTGTAACAGGCCGCTGTTACAGACACAGGTGCACTGGAAAGAACAGGTACCAGATCCAGGTGATgggttctgattggctggactGCCCACCTGGGAGGAGCATCAAG GTGTTTGGATATCGGGGTGCAGTTTTCTGCCCTGACAAACGATTATGTCATTACCATGATACAGCTCCTCTCAGTTCACTGCACAAGCCCCTCCCCTCACTTCTGCTTCTCACTGCACCCCCATCCAG GGATCAATCTCTGACACAAAGACCCATAACTGGCCTGAAGTTTGACGCAGCTCTTCCCTTCTCAGAGATGAGTGTCATGACAGTGGTGGGTGTCAGTGCTGTGACCTTTTTCTTGGGCTCTCTCATCATAATCTACAGGAAGTGCTGCCCATCCAGGCTCCGAGTGCACGCACTCATACAGTCACCTTATGCACTGCAGGTGTAG